The following proteins are co-located in the Thermus albus genome:
- a CDS encoding S41 family peptidase, translated as MKKRAWFIAGLGVVLALVYAQLPRPQAENLLQNPNGQALLEVYQRIQQDYLENLPRDKLNALLEGAIGGMVSALKDPFTSYSPPQRASVRQEDLRGEFFGIGATLSPANPDGTGAKIEGVMKGLPAQRAGMRAGDVILEVDGEDVTGLPLLEVVARIRGREGTKVTIKVRREGTPAPLVFELIREKVEIISVSTGRIGDVGYVALETFGNFKVEDQLKKAIDGLKAQGIRKLIFDLRDNGGGLLDQGCAVASAFLKEGPIVYTRTKNLTRVWCEASGKPLWDGPMVVLVNGNSASASEIVAGALQDYGRAKVIGEKTFGKGVGQTPYTLANGGELTLVTFEWLTPKRRAINKEGLKPDIEVKDTRFPTPFSLQGAGAPPGAEVTVTLNGKTVKVKADAEGKFTYAEPQRQRPLPEERGQAVLNLEEDAILKRALEELNATR; from the coding sequence ATGAAAAAACGCGCGTGGTTCATTGCAGGGCTCGGGGTGGTCCTGGCCCTGGTATACGCTCAGCTTCCAAGGCCTCAGGCGGAAAACCTCCTGCAAAACCCCAACGGCCAGGCCCTGTTGGAGGTCTACCAAAGGATCCAACAGGACTACCTGGAAAACCTCCCCCGCGATAAGCTCAACGCCCTCCTTGAAGGGGCCATCGGGGGCATGGTCTCCGCCCTTAAGGACCCCTTTACCAGCTACTCTCCCCCCCAGCGGGCCAGCGTCCGCCAGGAGGATCTAAGGGGCGAGTTCTTCGGCATAGGGGCCACCCTCTCCCCCGCCAATCCCGACGGCACCGGGGCCAAGATTGAAGGGGTGATGAAGGGCCTGCCTGCCCAGCGGGCGGGGATGCGGGCCGGGGATGTGATCCTCGAGGTGGACGGAGAGGACGTCACGGGTCTTCCCCTTTTGGAGGTGGTGGCCCGGATCCGGGGCCGGGAGGGAACCAAGGTCACCATCAAGGTGCGCCGGGAAGGGACCCCCGCCCCCCTGGTTTTTGAGCTCATCCGGGAAAAGGTGGAGATCATCTCGGTTTCCACGGGCAGGATCGGGGACGTGGGCTATGTGGCCCTGGAGACCTTCGGCAACTTCAAGGTGGAGGACCAGCTTAAGAAGGCCATAGACGGGCTCAAGGCCCAGGGCATCAGGAAGCTCATCTTTGACCTCCGGGATAACGGGGGCGGCCTCCTGGACCAGGGGTGTGCGGTGGCCAGCGCCTTCTTGAAGGAAGGCCCCATCGTCTACACCCGGACCAAGAACCTCACCCGGGTCTGGTGCGAGGCCTCGGGGAAGCCCCTTTGGGATGGGCCCATGGTGGTCCTGGTGAACGGGAACTCGGCTTCCGCCAGCGAGATCGTGGCCGGGGCCCTCCAGGACTACGGCCGGGCCAAGGTCATCGGGGAGAAGACCTTCGGCAAAGGAGTAGGCCAAACGCCCTACACCTTGGCCAATGGCGGCGAGCTCACCCTGGTCACCTTTGAATGGCTCACCCCTAAGCGCCGGGCCATTAACAAGGAGGGGCTGAAGCCCGACATAGAGGTCAAGGACACCCGTTTCCCCACCCCCTTCTCCTTGCAAGGAGCCGGGGCACCTCCTGGGGCTGAGGTCACCGTGACCCTAAACGGGAAGACGGTGAAGGTCAAGGCCGATGCCGAGGGGAAGTTCACCTACGCCGAGCCCCAGCGCCAGCGGCCCTTGCCCGAGGAGCGGGGGCAGGCGGTTTTGAACCTGGAGGAAGACGCCATCCTCAAGCGGGCCCTGGAGGAGCTGAACGCCACCCGCTAG
- a CDS encoding murein hydrolase activator EnvC family protein, producing MGFRWILLPLVLSQGFLLGVLAQNVPAQERTVRNLEDQLSQAKALEEQSQKRIRLLNQELARLSTRVENLLKEKARLEGEIARLEKERAALSRQIAQLKEEIGQTEGRIAKLERDLGSLKERLQALMRSLHRERAGRYLPLLRAQSFTDLAVRARWVGYISERDAELVRTLQATLKALREERERLGLLLADLTAKEKALGQTQRALEGQKGELEATLASLRQEAQGKRALLRDALTERQRLQAQLAALQARVLAERQRLLELKRQEEERRRREEERRRQEAERRQAATPPSPRQASVVVPPPPLPATVGRLAFPVPGGRILVPYGQEGPFQVIQGPAPGSPVQAAADGYVAGVLYLPNLGYTVMLVHTETLSTVYTNLQEPLVQEGQRVQKGQLLGYTGGGLLIRPEEVEFRVAVRLGGETRFVDPSAYY from the coding sequence ATGGGCTTCCGCTGGATCCTCCTCCCCTTGGTTCTAAGCCAAGGCTTCCTGCTAGGGGTCTTGGCCCAGAACGTGCCTGCCCAGGAGCGCACCGTGCGCAACCTGGAAGACCAGCTGAGCCAGGCCAAGGCCCTGGAGGAGCAAAGCCAAAAGCGAATCCGCCTCCTAAACCAGGAGCTTGCCCGCCTATCCACCCGGGTGGAGAACCTGCTTAAGGAGAAAGCCCGCCTCGAGGGGGAGATCGCCCGATTGGAGAAGGAGCGCGCCGCCTTAAGCCGGCAGATCGCCCAGTTGAAGGAGGAAATCGGCCAGACGGAAGGGCGTATCGCCAAGCTGGAAAGGGACCTGGGAAGCCTAAAGGAGCGGCTCCAGGCCCTGATGCGAAGCCTGCACCGGGAAAGGGCCGGCCGCTACCTCCCCCTCCTCCGGGCCCAGTCCTTCACCGACCTGGCGGTGCGGGCCCGCTGGGTGGGGTACATCTCGGAGCGGGATGCGGAGCTGGTCCGTACCCTTCAGGCCACCTTGAAGGCCCTAAGGGAAGAGCGGGAGCGCTTAGGCCTCCTCCTCGCCGACCTCACCGCCAAGGAGAAGGCCCTGGGCCAAACCCAAAGGGCCCTCGAGGGGCAAAAGGGGGAGCTGGAGGCCACCCTCGCCAGCCTAAGGCAGGAGGCGCAGGGCAAAAGGGCCCTTCTCCGGGATGCCCTGACGGAACGGCAACGCCTGCAAGCCCAGCTGGCCGCCCTCCAGGCCAGGGTGCTGGCGGAACGGCAACGCCTCTTGGAGCTTAAGCGCCAGGAGGAGGAGCGGCGAAGGCGGGAGGAGGAGAGGAGGAGGCAGGAGGCCGAGCGCCGCCAGGCGGCCACCCCACCCTCACCCCGCCAGGCCAGCGTGGTGGTACCCCCTCCCCCCTTGCCCGCCACCGTGGGCCGGCTGGCCTTTCCCGTGCCCGGAGGCAGAATCCTGGTGCCCTATGGGCAGGAAGGGCCTTTCCAGGTGATCCAGGGCCCCGCCCCGGGAAGCCCGGTACAGGCTGCCGCCGACGGGTACGTGGCCGGGGTCCTCTACCTGCCCAACCTGGGCTACACGGTGATGCTGGTGCACACGGAAACCCTTTCCACCGTCTACACCAACCTGCAAGAACCCTTGGTGCAGGAAGGCCAGAGGGTGCAAAAGGGACAGCTTCTGGGCTACACGGGAGGTGGCCTCCTCATCCGCCCGGAGGAAGTGGAGTTCAGGGTGGCGGTACGCCTAGGCGGAGAGACCCGCTTCGTGGATCCCTCCGCCTACTACTGA
- the hpf gene encoding ribosome hibernation-promoting factor, HPF/YfiA family, translating into MNVYKLIGRNLEITDAIRDYVERKLSRLDRYQNGELMAKVVLSLAGSNHVARKAKAEVQVDLPGGLVRVEEEDPDLYAAIDRMVDRLETQLKRYKERRFVGKRHTYQGPPPPEVRDLEALRKPEEEEGPKIVRVKRFEMKPMDPEEAAFQMEALGHDFFVFRNAKTDEINVIYRRKDGNYGLIEPA; encoded by the coding sequence ATGAACGTCTACAAACTCATCGGTCGCAACCTGGAGATCACCGACGCCATTCGGGACTACGTGGAAAGGAAGCTTTCCCGCCTGGACCGCTACCAGAATGGGGAGCTCATGGCCAAGGTGGTTCTTTCCTTGGCGGGCAGCAACCACGTGGCCCGCAAGGCCAAGGCCGAGGTGCAGGTGGACCTCCCCGGGGGGCTCGTCAGGGTGGAGGAGGAGGACCCTGACCTTTATGCAGCCATCGACCGCATGGTGGACCGGCTGGAAACCCAACTGAAGCGCTACAAGGAGCGGCGTTTCGTGGGCAAGCGGCACACCTACCAGGGGCCGCCACCTCCCGAGGTACGGGACCTCGAGGCCCTGCGCAAGCCCGAGGAGGAGGAAGGTCCTAAGATCGTGCGGGTCAAGCGCTTTGAGATGAAGCCCATGGACCCCGAGGAGGCCGCCTTCCAGATGGAGGCCTTGGGGCACGACTTCTTCGTGTTCCGTAACGCCAAGACCGACGAGATCAACGTCATCTACCGCCGCAAGGACGGCAACTACGGGCTTATTGAGCCCGCATAG
- the ftsE gene encoding cell division ATP-binding protein FtsE has protein sequence MIAFHRVGLEYPRTGTKALYNVSLEVKKGEFVYVVGHSGAGKSTLLSLILRRLLPTQGTVYFGGQNLKLLKGDQVALHRRRIGMVFQDHRLLSDMTVEENLAFVLRVQGVPPKEWGERIATALRRVGLSHKKRAFPEELSVGEAQRVAIARALLLDPPVILADEPTGNLDLENALQVLDILKAAHGRGATVLVATHSRELLEAYPARVVVLKAGQVVRDERPGEGGSIRVRESPDRGGKEGV, from the coding sequence ATGATCGCCTTCCACCGGGTGGGCCTGGAATACCCCCGCACGGGGACCAAGGCGCTTTACAACGTGAGCCTCGAGGTCAAGAAGGGGGAGTTCGTCTACGTGGTGGGCCACTCGGGGGCGGGGAAGTCCACCTTGCTTTCCCTGATCCTGCGCCGGCTCCTTCCCACCCAAGGAACGGTGTACTTTGGCGGACAGAACCTGAAGCTTCTCAAAGGGGACCAGGTGGCCCTTCACCGCCGCCGGATCGGCATGGTTTTCCAGGACCACCGCCTCCTTTCCGACATGACGGTGGAGGAGAACCTGGCCTTTGTGCTTAGGGTGCAAGGGGTTCCTCCTAAGGAGTGGGGGGAGCGCATCGCCACGGCCCTGCGACGGGTGGGGCTTTCCCACAAGAAAAGGGCCTTTCCCGAGGAGCTTTCCGTGGGCGAGGCCCAGCGGGTGGCCATCGCCCGGGCCTTGCTCCTGGACCCCCCGGTGATCCTGGCGGACGAGCCCACGGGGAACCTGGACCTGGAAAACGCCCTGCAGGTACTGGATATCCTTAAGGCCGCCCACGGACGGGGGGCCACGGTGCTGGTGGCCACCCATAGCCGCGAGCTCTTGGAGGCCTACCCGGCCCGGGTGGTGGTGTTGAAGGCGGGCCAGGTGGTGCGGGACGAACGTCCTGGGGAAGGTGGTAGCATAAGGGTAAGGGAAAGCCCTGACCGGGGCGGAAAGGAGGGTGTATGA